From one Misgurnus anguillicaudatus chromosome 2, ASM2758022v2, whole genome shotgun sequence genomic stretch:
- the LOC129442052 gene encoding cystatin-like protein, producing the protein MRGLLWLVGAGLLLGSIDGGDTYEQLDDTTRNIVDKAIIKANEKYGKKHHIDFHSIIYVVSYTSLYFSDYDNSRLFHVLLKPTSCGKGPRVHRKECTLENNLKPWVSCVACGENMACRPFRNQEKINELIKKCGSEFHTPYQHGGGHIMSDTMDEKNYGCLECN; encoded by the exons ATGAGAGGTTTACTGTGGTTAGTTGGTGCAGGATTACTGCTGGGGTCAATAGATGGAGGCGACACATACGAACAACTTGATGATACAACAAGGAACATCGTTGACAAGGCAATAATCAAAGCCAACGAGAAATATGGAAAGAAACATCACATTGATTTTCATTCAATCATATATGTTGTGAGTTATACATCTTTATATTTCAGTGATTAT GATAATTCAAGGTTGTTTCATGTCCTACTAAAACCCACCTCATGTGGCAAGGGACCGAGAGTCCATCGAAAGGAATGTACATTAGAAAATAATCTTAAA CCTTGGGTTTCTTGTGTGGCATGCGGTGAAAACATGGCATGTAGACCCTTCAGAAACCAAGAGAAG ATAAATGaacttataaaaaaatgtggCTCAGAATTTCATACTCCGTATCAACATGGAGGAGGACATATAATGTCTGATACAATGGATGAAAAAAACTATGGATGTCTTGAATGCAACTGA